The Hyphomicrobiales bacterium genome has a window encoding:
- a CDS encoding ABC transporter permease, with protein MNQRATATIHGWLLLLPAMACLVLFTHWPAVASFIESFYSTPKARRPARFIGFDNYQQLLADPIFWKAMSNNLWFALGTIPSSIALALLMAVWVNDRIVGRTWVRMAYFTPTILPMIAVANIWLFFFTPQYGLLEQIVAFFGGRPTNWLGSQDTALYAVTIVAIWKEAGFFMIFYLAALQALSPSLGEAAAIEGASRWTFFWRIQFPLLMPTTLFVLINAVINAFRMVDHIFVMTRGGPDNATTLLLYYIYQIGFGFWDTAYAATLTCVLLLLLALVAFVQYGWLERRTHYR; from the coding sequence ATGAACCAGCGCGCGACCGCAACGATCCATGGCTGGCTGCTCCTGCTGCCGGCCATGGCCTGCCTCGTCCTCTTCACGCATTGGCCTGCGGTCGCGAGCTTCATCGAGAGCTTCTATTCGACACCGAAGGCGCGCCGTCCGGCGCGCTTCATCGGCTTCGACAACTACCAGCAGCTTCTTGCCGACCCGATCTTCTGGAAAGCGATGAGCAACAACCTCTGGTTCGCGCTCGGCACGATCCCGAGCTCGATCGCGCTGGCCCTGCTGATGGCCGTCTGGGTCAATGACCGCATCGTCGGGCGGACCTGGGTGCGCATGGCCTATTTCACGCCGACGATCCTGCCGATGATCGCGGTCGCCAATATCTGGCTGTTCTTCTTCACGCCGCAATACGGGCTGCTCGAACAGATCGTCGCCTTTTTCGGCGGCCGCCCGACCAACTGGCTCGGCTCGCAGGATACCGCGCTCTACGCGGTCACCATCGTCGCGATCTGGAAGGAAGCCGGCTTCTTCATGATCTTCTACCTGGCCGCGCTGCAGGCCCTGTCGCCGAGCCTGGGAGAAGCGGCCGCGATCGAGGGGGCCTCGCGCTGGACCTTCTTCTGGCGCATCCAGTTCCCGCTGCTGATGCCGACCACGCTCTTCGTCCTGATCAACGCGGTCATCAATGCCTTCCGCATGGTCGACCATATCTTCGTGATGACGCGCGGCGGGCCGGACAATGCGACGACGCTGCTGCTCTACTACATCTACCAGATCGGCTTCGGCTTCTGGGACACGGCCTATGCCGCGACGCTGACCTGCGTGCTCCTGCTGCTGCTCGCGTTGGTGGCCTTCGTCCAGTACGGCTGGCTCGAACGCAGGACGCATTATCGATGA
- a CDS encoding Carbohydrate ABC transporter membrane protein 2 (CUT1 family), which translates to MSAPAKPQAAAISRTDPYAPKGLSLTLESVGAILLALIWVLPLAYAVWAAIHPAEYTTRFVLSAPLTFENFARAWVAAPFPRYFLNTFVLVTLILFCQLVLGTLAAYALARQDFWGRDIAFALILAQLMIMPDALIVENYRTLAKVNLIDTIPAIALPYIASAFGIFLLRQTFKTVPKELDDAARVEGASPLQVLLKVYVPLAKPTYLAYGLVSVSYHWNNFLWPLLVTNSVESRPLTVGLQVFSSTDQGIDWSVICAATLMTSAPLLIGFLLFQRQFVQSFMRAGIK; encoded by the coding sequence ATGAGCGCCCCCGCCAAGCCGCAGGCCGCGGCGATCTCCCGCACCGACCCCTACGCCCCCAAGGGGCTGTCGCTGACGCTGGAGTCGGTCGGCGCCATCCTGCTCGCGCTGATCTGGGTGCTGCCGCTGGCCTATGCCGTCTGGGCGGCCATCCACCCGGCCGAATACACCACGCGTTTCGTGCTGAGCGCGCCCCTGACCTTCGAGAACTTCGCCCGCGCCTGGGTCGCGGCGCCGTTTCCGCGCTATTTCCTCAACACCTTCGTGCTCGTCACGCTGATCCTGTTCTGCCAGCTCGTGCTCGGCACGCTCGCCGCCTATGCCCTCGCCCGCCAGGATTTCTGGGGGCGCGACATCGCCTTCGCCCTGATCCTGGCCCAGCTCATGATCATGCCGGATGCGTTGATCGTCGAGAACTACCGCACGCTCGCCAAGGTCAACCTGATCGATACGATCCCGGCGATCGCACTGCCCTATATCGCCTCCGCCTTCGGCATCTTCCTGCTGCGGCAGACCTTCAAGACGGTGCCGAAGGAGCTCGACGACGCCGCCCGCGTCGAGGGCGCAAGCCCGCTGCAGGTGCTGCTCAAGGTCTATGTCCCGCTCGCAAAGCCGACCTATCTCGCCTATGGGCTGGTCTCGGTCAGCTATCACTGGAACAACTTCCTCTGGCCGCTGCTGGTGACGAACTCGGTCGAGTCGCGGCCGCTGACGGTCGGCCTCCAGGTCTTCTCGTCGACGGACCAGGGCATCGACTGGTCGGTGATCTGCGCGGCGACGCTGATGACCTCCGCACCGCTGCTCATCGGCTTCCTGCTGTTCCAGCGCCAGTTCGTGCAGAGTTTCATGCGCGCCGGCATCAAGTAA
- a CDS encoding Endo/exonuclease/phosphatase domain-containing protein, with protein sequence MKLITWNIQWARGVDEKVDPRRILDHARQMADFDVLCLQEVAANFPDLDGNDRTNQFALFNELLPGFTAVEAIGVDIPDGEGGRKRFGNLILSRLPVAQALRHLLPWEAAATRNMPRVLVEAMIETPFGPIRLMTTHLEYSSPALRAAQIEGIRQVHRMACARQATPRLPGPHTYAPTPNAASAILTGDFNMRPDDAGLAQLLAPFDGDMPPLVDLWPVLRGEEPHPPSAFICDQTYGPPGCLDYVLATPDLAQRARSIVYDIETRASDHQPILVEFDLR encoded by the coding sequence ATGAAGCTGATCACCTGGAACATCCAATGGGCCCGCGGCGTCGACGAAAAGGTCGATCCGCGCCGCATCCTCGACCATGCCCGGCAGATGGCGGATTTCGACGTGCTCTGCCTGCAGGAAGTCGCCGCCAACTTCCCCGATCTCGACGGCAACGACCGCACCAATCAGTTCGCCCTGTTCAACGAGCTCCTGCCCGGCTTCACGGCCGTCGAGGCGATCGGCGTCGATATTCCCGACGGCGAAGGCGGGCGCAAGCGCTTCGGCAACCTGATCCTCTCGCGTCTGCCGGTGGCGCAGGCGCTGCGCCATCTCCTGCCTTGGGAGGCGGCGGCGACGCGCAACATGCCGCGCGTGCTGGTCGAGGCGATGATCGAGACGCCCTTCGGCCCGATCAGGCTGATGACGACCCATCTGGAATATTCCTCGCCGGCGCTCCGCGCGGCCCAGATCGAGGGTATCCGGCAGGTCCATCGCATGGCCTGCGCGCGGCAGGCAACGCCGCGCCTGCCCGGCCCTCACACCTATGCCCCGACGCCGAACGCGGCGAGCGCGATCCTGACCGGCGACTTCAACATGCGGCCGGACGATGCCGGGCTGGCACAGTTGCTCGCGCCGTTCGACGGGGACATGCCGCCGCTGGTCGATCTCTGGCCGGTGCTGCGGGGCGAAGAACCGCATCCGCCCTCCGCCTTCATCTGCGACCAGACCTACGGCCCGCCCGGCTGCCTCGACTATGTGCTGGCGACGCCGGACCTTGCGCAGCGAGCCCGTTCGATCGTCTACGACATCGAAACGCGCGCCTCAGACCACCAGCCGATCCTGGTCGAGTTCGACCTCAGATGA
- a CDS encoding Inositol monophosphatase produces the protein MIFTRQDHDRLDAILREAARREVMPRFRRLADGDIREKQAPGDLVTEADEAAERFICAELAKAFPGAALIGEEAVTREPALLGRLAEADLAFVIDPIDGTLNYANDLSLFAVMAAVIVKGEIVAAVIHDPTAEDSAMALRGEGAWLSHAGGTTHDLRVAPAVAMRHMNGMASWQYFPEPLRNTLPGRFPAFLEVGSLRCCGQEYRLAAAGRLQFLLYGVLNPWDHAPGVLLYSEAGGHARLLDSRAYSPTERPSGLLCAPDEASWREIRSILLD, from the coding sequence ATGATCTTCACGCGGCAGGACCACGACCGGCTCGACGCAATCCTGCGCGAGGCTGCAAGGCGCGAGGTGATGCCGCGCTTCCGTCGGCTGGCGGATGGCGACATCCGGGAGAAGCAGGCGCCGGGCGATCTGGTGACGGAAGCTGATGAGGCCGCCGAACGCTTCATCTGTGCCGAGCTGGCCAAGGCCTTTCCAGGCGCGGCGCTGATCGGCGAGGAGGCGGTGACGCGCGAGCCCGCTCTGCTCGGCCGGCTGGCGGAGGCCGATCTCGCCTTCGTCATCGACCCCATCGACGGCACGCTCAACTATGCCAACGACCTGTCGCTCTTCGCGGTGATGGCCGCCGTCATCGTCAAGGGCGAGATCGTCGCCGCCGTGATCCACGATCCGACCGCCGAGGACAGCGCCATGGCGCTGCGCGGCGAAGGCGCCTGGCTCAGCCATGCGGGCGGCACAACGCACGACCTGCGCGTCGCACCCGCCGTCGCGATGCGACACATGAACGGCATGGCGAGCTGGCAATATTTCCCGGAGCCGCTGCGCAACACGCTGCCCGGCCGCTTCCCCGCCTTCCTCGAAGTTGGCTCACTGCGCTGCTGCGGACAGGAATACCGGCTGGCGGCGGCCGGGCGCCTGCAATTCCTGCTCTACGGCGTGCTCAACCCCTGGGACCATGCACCCGGCGTGCTGCTCTACAGCGAAGCGGGCGGCCATGCGCGATTGCTCGATAGCCGGGCCTATTCGCCGACCGAACGCCCGTCCGGGCTGCTCTGCGCGCCCGATGAGGCGAGCTGGCGGGAGATCAGGTCGATCCTGCTGGATTGA
- a CDS encoding Cell division protein FtsK → MHKLDRLRRANALVSEANRSDPSDESVQAPVLYRGSRRAVAEPEPQPFVWPENVRFSRTPDKLRKAAQAERERAAEPVVEAAAVEAVAPPAEPAASPSRVRFWRTPDHLIKSVWGAPEGEDASLADAPSTPDAEPDDALAPVIDEPFEVIEEVVWSGTVVEAEEATTPLAFISDHAFWECVPEAERDDAEFSFETVAPPAAWAAPAAAAVVTVDAAPQAMVQASPEPMAKLPEAAPLAVAAPVTAPAWSGMGWGQSYQVSLQISAPSWAAPAAEMLPVENDVPPPVEVAITAKPGVPLARNTRPPVEPEPVVPEPVVAESVKAVAPFKAKPRLVELPVVQDAGFQLPPIEFLAEPPQEQGEGTPIEVLQQNAGLLEGVLEDFNIRGEIVQACPGPVVTLYELEPAPGIKSSRVISLADDIARSMSAVSARVAVVQGKNAIGIELPNARRETVFLRELLASQDFEATKHKLALCLGKTIGGEPVIADLARMPHLLVAGTTGSGKSVAINTMILSILYRLKPEECRLIMVDPKMLELSVYDGIPHLLTPVVTDPKKAVVALKWAVREMEERYKKMSKLSVRNIDGFNARVQEAKAAGEVITRTVQTGFDKHSGEAIYEEEVMDLEPLPYIVVIVDEMADLMMVAGKEIEGTIQRLAQMARAAGIHVVLATQRPSVDVITGTIKANFPTRISFQVTSKIDSRTILGEMGAEQLLGQGDMLYMAGGGRITRVHGPFVSDAEVEKVVAHLKTQGRPQYLDAVTSEEEEGAEDEDGAVFDKTGMGAVDSDDPYEQAVAVVLRDRKASTSYIQRRLQIGYNRAASIMERMENEGIVGPANHAGKREILADGPRQRDDED, encoded by the coding sequence ATGCATAAACTGGATCGTCTCCGCCGCGCGAACGCCCTCGTTTCCGAGGCCAATCGCTCAGACCCATCCGACGAATCCGTCCAGGCCCCGGTGCTGTACCGGGGTTCGCGCCGCGCCGTCGCGGAACCCGAGCCGCAGCCCTTCGTCTGGCCCGAGAATGTCCGCTTCAGCCGCACGCCCGACAAGCTGCGCAAGGCGGCGCAGGCCGAGCGTGAGCGGGCTGCCGAACCGGTCGTCGAAGCAGCGGCCGTCGAGGCTGTCGCGCCTCCGGCCGAGCCGGCCGCAAGCCCCAGCCGCGTCCGCTTCTGGCGCACGCCGGATCATCTGATCAAGTCGGTTTGGGGCGCGCCGGAGGGCGAGGACGCATCGCTCGCGGACGCGCCGTCCACGCCCGATGCAGAGCCAGACGACGCGCTGGCTCCGGTCATCGACGAACCTTTCGAGGTGATCGAGGAGGTCGTCTGGTCGGGGACGGTGGTCGAAGCCGAAGAGGCGACGACGCCGCTCGCCTTCATTTCCGATCACGCCTTTTGGGAATGCGTGCCAGAGGCCGAGCGCGACGACGCCGAGTTTTCGTTCGAGACCGTCGCGCCGCCTGCGGCGTGGGCCGCCCCGGCCGCTGCCGCTGTCGTCACCGTTGACGCTGCGCCCCAAGCGATGGTGCAGGCGAGCCCTGAGCCCATGGCCAAGCTGCCGGAAGCGGCGCCGCTTGCGGTGGCAGCACCGGTCACCGCCCCGGCCTGGTCGGGGATGGGCTGGGGGCAGAGCTATCAGGTGAGCCTCCAGATCTCGGCGCCGTCATGGGCGGCGCCGGCGGCCGAGATGCTTCCGGTCGAGAACGACGTTCCGCCTCCGGTCGAGGTCGCAATTACCGCGAAGCCCGGCGTGCCGCTGGCGCGCAATACGCGGCCGCCGGTCGAGCCCGAGCCGGTTGTGCCGGAGCCTGTCGTGGCCGAGTCCGTCAAGGCCGTCGCTCCGTTCAAGGCCAAGCCCCGCCTCGTCGAGCTGCCGGTGGTGCAGGATGCCGGCTTCCAGCTGCCGCCGATCGAATTCCTGGCTGAGCCGCCGCAGGAACAGGGCGAGGGGACGCCGATCGAGGTGCTGCAGCAGAATGCCGGCCTGCTCGAAGGCGTGCTGGAGGACTTCAACATCAGGGGCGAGATCGTCCAGGCCTGCCCCGGCCCGGTCGTGACGCTCTATGAGCTCGAACCTGCCCCCGGCATCAAAAGCTCCCGCGTGATCTCTCTCGCCGACGACATCGCGCGTTCGATGAGCGCGGTGTCGGCGCGCGTTGCGGTGGTGCAGGGCAAGAACGCGATCGGCATCGAACTGCCCAATGCCCGCCGCGAGACCGTCTTCCTGCGCGAGCTGCTCGCCAGCCAGGATTTCGAGGCGACCAAGCACAAGCTCGCGCTCTGCCTCGGCAAGACCATCGGCGGCGAGCCGGTGATCGCCGATCTGGCGCGCATGCCGCATCTGCTCGTCGCCGGCACCACCGGCTCGGGCAAGTCCGTCGCCATCAACACCATGATCCTGTCGATCCTCTACCGGCTCAAGCCCGAGGAATGCCGCCTGATCATGGTCGATCCCAAGATGCTGGAACTCTCCGTCTATGACGGCATCCCGCATCTGCTCACCCCGGTCGTCACCGATCCCAAGAAGGCGGTCGTCGCCTTGAAATGGGCGGTGCGCGAGATGGAGGAGCGCTACAAGAAGATGTCGAAGCTCTCGGTGCGCAACATCGACGGCTTCAACGCCCGCGTCCAGGAGGCCAAGGCCGCCGGCGAGGTGATCACCCGCACGGTCCAGACCGGCTTCGACAAGCATTCCGGCGAGGCGATCTACGAGGAGGAGGTCATGGACCTCGAGCCTCTGCCCTATATCGTCGTCATCGTCGACGAGATGGCCGACCTGATGATGGTCGCCGGCAAGGAGATCGAGGGCACGATCCAGCGCCTCGCCCAGATGGCGCGCGCCGCCGGCATCCATGTCGTGCTGGCGACCCAGCGCCCCTCGGTCGACGTCATCACCGGCACGATCAAGGCGAACTTCCCGACCCGCATCTCCTTCCAGGTCACCTCGAAGATCGATAGCCGCACCATCCTCGGCGAGATGGGCGCCGAGCAGCTGCTCGGCCAGGGCGACATGCTCTACATGGCCGGCGGCGGGCGCATCACCCGCGTCCACGGCCCCTTCGTCTCGGATGCCGAGGTCGAGAAGGTCGTGGCGCATCTGAAGACGCAAGGGCGGCCGCAGTACCTCGACGCCGTCACCTCCGAGGAGGAGGAAGGCGCCGAGGACGAGGACGGCGCCGTCTTCGACAAGACCGGCATGGGTGCGGTCGATTCCGACGACCCCTACGAGCAGGCGGTCGCGGTCGTGCTGCGCGACAGGAAGGCCTCGACCTCCTACATCCAGCGCCGCCTCCAGATCGGCTACAACCGCGCCGCATCCATCATGGAGCGCATGGAAAACGAGGGCATCGTCGGACCCGCTAACCACGCCGGGAAAAGAGAGATTCTCGCGGACGGTCCGCGCCAGCGCGACGACGAGGACTGA
- the fixS gene encoding Nitrogen fixation protein FixS — protein MNIIVILFPLALGLGLIGLGAFFWCMRSGQFADLEGAAWRVLQDDDTRD, from the coding sequence ATGAACATCATCGTGATCCTGTTCCCGTTGGCGCTGGGGCTCGGCCTGATCGGGCTCGGCGCCTTCTTCTGGTGCATGCGCAGCGGCCAGTTCGCCGATCTGGAGGGGGCCGCGTGGCGCGTTCTGCAGGACGACGACACGCGTGACTGA
- the fixI gene encoding Nitrogen fixation protein FixI, producing MAAQDLSVFVRHRDDGVASMELAVDGIRCAGCMQAIESGLGREPGILGARVNLALKRVSVEWRETLLRPEAVVDKLAALGFKAYPFVPERQEDDAATEERSLLRRLGVAGFASMNIMLLSVAVWSGNSGDIDPTTRDFFHWLSALIALPTAAYAGRPFFESALRALKAGAVNMDVPITIGVVLALAMSVAETWTHGRHAYFDGVVMLLFFLLIGRYLDQLMRRRTRDLAGNLAALKAETATRLADDGSWTITPIAAIAPGDRVLVRPGERVSVDGIVETGRSELDQSLVTGETAPAAIGQGGRVHAGTLNLTGALTVRVEAAGQGTLLDEIDRLMSQAVGNRSRYVRLSDRAARLYAPVVHTLAAATFLGWFAWGLSWPEALMIAVTVLIITCPCALGLAIPAVQVVAASALFKRKIMLKEGDALERLAEADVAVFDKTGTLTLPEPDILNPEALPPERRAEIGALAAASHHPLAQALARALGSPSARIDVREERGRGLSAGEGGDEQRLGSLDFCGAEREAASVKALHPGASLIAYRSGAYRTVLALGQRLRPDAGETIAALRAAGLEIAILSGDRPEAVAPVAAALGITHVRAGLLPSDKLNLLDSMAANGRKVLMIGDGLNDAPALAGAHVSISPVSATHLAQAAADVVFLGDSLAPVSAAIGIARKARGLMLQNLWFAVLYNAVAVPIAMAGLATPLVAAAAMSGSSLVVTLNALRARGRRALPEAEA from the coding sequence ATGGCGGCGCAGGATCTCTCGGTGTTCGTGCGTCATCGCGACGACGGCGTCGCCAGCATGGAGCTCGCGGTCGACGGCATTCGCTGCGCCGGCTGCATGCAGGCAATCGAAAGCGGGCTCGGCCGTGAGCCCGGCATCCTCGGCGCCCGCGTCAATCTCGCGCTGAAGCGCGTCTCGGTCGAATGGCGCGAGACCCTGCTGCGGCCGGAGGCGGTCGTCGACAAGCTCGCGGCGCTCGGCTTCAAGGCCTATCCCTTCGTGCCGGAGCGGCAGGAGGATGACGCGGCCACCGAGGAACGCAGCCTGCTGCGCCGGCTCGGCGTCGCCGGCTTTGCCTCGATGAACATCATGCTGCTCTCGGTCGCGGTCTGGTCCGGCAACAGCGGCGACATCGACCCGACGACGCGGGATTTCTTCCATTGGCTCTCGGCGCTCATCGCCTTGCCGACGGCCGCCTATGCCGGCCGGCCCTTCTTCGAAAGTGCGCTCCGGGCATTGAAGGCCGGCGCCGTCAACATGGACGTGCCGATCACCATCGGCGTCGTGCTAGCGCTCGCCATGTCCGTCGCCGAGACCTGGACCCATGGCCGCCACGCCTATTTCGACGGCGTGGTGATGCTGCTCTTCTTCCTCCTGATCGGCCGTTATCTCGATCAGTTGATGCGGCGGCGCACGCGCGATCTCGCGGGCAACCTCGCCGCGCTCAAGGCCGAGACCGCGACGCGGCTTGCCGATGACGGCAGCTGGACGATCACGCCGATCGCGGCGATTGCGCCGGGTGACCGCGTCCTCGTCCGTCCGGGCGAGCGCGTTTCCGTCGACGGCATTGTCGAGACCGGCCGCTCCGAGCTCGACCAGAGCCTCGTTACCGGCGAGACGGCGCCGGCCGCGATCGGCCAGGGCGGGCGCGTCCATGCCGGCACGCTCAACCTAACCGGCGCGCTGACGGTGCGCGTCGAAGCGGCGGGGCAGGGCACGTTGCTCGACGAGATCGACCGGCTGATGAGCCAGGCCGTCGGGAACCGCTCGCGCTATGTCCGCCTGTCGGACCGGGCCGCGCGGCTCTATGCGCCGGTCGTTCACACGCTGGCGGCCGCGACCTTCCTCGGCTGGTTCGCCTGGGGGCTGTCCTGGCCCGAGGCGCTGATGATCGCCGTCACGGTGCTGATCATCACCTGCCCCTGTGCGCTCGGCCTCGCCATTCCGGCGGTGCAGGTCGTCGCCGCCTCGGCCCTGTTCAAGCGCAAGATCATGCTCAAGGAGGGCGATGCGCTGGAGCGCCTCGCCGAGGCCGACGTCGCCGTCTTCGATAAGACGGGCACGCTGACGCTGCCCGAGCCCGATATCCTCAACCCGGAGGCACTGCCGCCCGAGCGCCGGGCCGAGATCGGCGCGCTCGCCGCCGCAAGCCATCATCCGCTGGCGCAGGCCCTTGCGCGGGCGCTCGGCAGCCCGTCGGCGCGGATCGATGTCCGTGAAGAGCGTGGCCGGGGCCTCTCGGCGGGCGAAGGTGGCGACGAGCAGCGGCTCGGCAGCCTCGACTTCTGCGGCGCCGAGCGCGAGGCTGCTTCGGTGAAGGCGCTGCACCCGGGCGCCTCGCTCATCGCCTATCGCAGCGGGGCCTATCGCACCGTGCTCGCCCTCGGGCAGCGCCTTCGTCCGGATGCGGGCGAGACGATCGCGGCCCTGCGCGCGGCGGGACTGGAGATCGCGATCCTGTCCGGCGACCGGCCGGAGGCGGTGGCGCCGGTCGCGGCCGCGCTCGGCATCACGCATGTCCGTGCCGGCCTGCTGCCGAGCGACAAGCTCAACCTGCTCGACAGCATGGCGGCGAATGGCCGCAAGGTGCTGATGATCGGCGACGGCCTCAACGACGCGCCGGCGCTCGCCGGCGCGCATGTCTCGATCTCGCCGGTCAGCGCGACCCATCTCGCGCAGGCGGCGGCGGATGTCGTCTTCCTCGGCGACAGCCTCGCCCCGGTGTCGGCAGCCATCGGGATCGCGCGCAAGGCGCGTGGGTTGATGCTGCAGAATTTGTGGTTCGCCGTGCTCTACAATGCGGTGGCGGTGCCGATCGCCATGGCCGGGCTCGCGACCCCGTTGGTGGCCGCCGCCGCCATGTCGGGATCGTCGCTGGTGGTGACGCTCAACGCCCTGCGCGCACGCGGCCGGAGGGCATTGCCGGAGGCAGAGGCATGA
- a CDS encoding Type cbb3 cytochrome oxidase biogenesis protein CcoH, whose translation MSCCGVFLMSCDTPAAPRPRRPFALTGRMVAAMLVLFFGVIISVNATILTMALRTMPGVETRSAYEDSQHFNEEVARQHERDARGWNAAATLAREGGGVALGVTLADRLGQPLSGFAATARLRHPARSAHDREVALVERQPGRYEARFDHIDAGSWILELRARRGEEVVFVSRSRISLPER comes from the coding sequence ATGAGCTGCTGCGGAGTTTTCCTGATGTCCTGCGACACTCCCGCCGCCCCGCGGCCGCGCCGTCCCTTCGCGCTCACCGGCCGGATGGTCGCCGCGATGCTGGTGCTGTTCTTCGGTGTGATCATCTCGGTCAATGCGACGATCTTGACGATGGCGCTGCGCACGATGCCGGGTGTCGAAACCCGCAGCGCCTATGAGGACAGCCAGCATTTCAACGAGGAGGTCGCCCGTCAGCACGAGCGCGACGCGCGCGGTTGGAACGCCGCGGCGACGCTCGCCCGCGAGGGCGGGGGCGTGGCGCTCGGCGTGACGCTCGCCGATCGACTCGGGCAGCCGCTGTCGGGTTTCGCGGCGACGGCGCGGCTGCGGCATCCGGCCAGATCCGCTCACGACCGGGAGGTGGCGTTGGTCGAGCGTCAGCCCGGGCGCTACGAGGCGCGCTTCGACCATATCGACGCCGGTTCCTGGATTCTGGAACTGCGGGCGCGGCGCGGCGAGGAGGTCGTCTTCGTCTCCCGCAGCCGCATCAGCCTGCCGGAGAGATGA
- the fixG gene encoding Nitrogen fixation protein FixG, whose product MSTAGADPDDIPLFAASRKVYPQSVSGPFRRAKWLILFLCLGIYYLLPFLRWDRGPHLPNQAVLADIANNRFYFFFIEIWPQEVYYFTGLLILAAFVLFLMNAVAGRVWCGYLCPQTVWTDLFLAVERFFEGDRRERMRLDDAPWSFDKLWRKSAKHAVWLVIAWWTGGAWVLYFADAPTLVRELATFTAPLSAYVWIAILTFTTYSLAGIMREQVCKFMCPWPRIQAALTDDEALNVTYRYDRGEPRVSVKQAVKLRAQGAPAGDCIDCHQCVAVCPVGIDIRDGSQLDCIQCGLCIDACDTVMAKVDRPKRLIAYDTEHNVKRRMAGQAAIYRPLRARTLIYAALIAVVGGAMLWQLATRRTADISVLHERAPLFVTLSDGSIRNAYAVRLLNKRPEARPFALTVDGLPGIRIEAVGVAPTADLRPVVTVDPDASREVRVLVTVPAGVPLEASQPVTITASDLFAGETVRATDHFMAPGGKP is encoded by the coding sequence GTGAGTACGGCCGGGGCCGATCCCGACGACATCCCGCTCTTCGCGGCGTCGCGGAAGGTCTATCCGCAGAGCGTCTCCGGCCCGTTCCGGCGCGCGAAGTGGCTGATCCTCTTCCTGTGCCTCGGCATCTACTACCTGCTGCCGTTCCTACGTTGGGATCGCGGCCCGCATCTGCCGAACCAGGCGGTGCTGGCCGACATCGCCAACAACCGCTTCTACTTCTTCTTCATCGAGATCTGGCCGCAGGAGGTCTATTACTTCACCGGCCTGCTGATCCTCGCGGCGTTCGTCCTGTTCCTGATGAACGCCGTCGCGGGCCGGGTCTGGTGCGGCTATCTCTGCCCGCAGACGGTCTGGACCGATCTCTTCCTCGCCGTCGAGCGCTTCTTCGAGGGCGACCGGCGCGAGCGCATGCGTCTGGACGATGCGCCGTGGAGCTTCGACAAGCTCTGGCGCAAGAGCGCCAAGCACGCGGTCTGGCTCGTCATCGCCTGGTGGACCGGCGGCGCCTGGGTGCTCTACTTCGCCGACGCGCCGACGCTGGTGAGGGAGCTTGCGACCTTCACCGCCCCGCTCTCGGCCTATGTCTGGATCGCGATCCTGACCTTCACCACCTATTCGCTCGCCGGAATCATGCGCGAGCAGGTCTGCAAGTTCATGTGCCCCTGGCCGCGCATCCAGGCGGCGCTGACCGATGACGAGGCGCTGAACGTCACCTATCGCTACGATCGCGGCGAGCCGCGCGTCTCGGTCAAGCAGGCCGTGAAGCTGAGGGCGCAGGGCGCGCCGGCCGGCGATTGCATCGACTGCCATCAATGCGTCGCCGTCTGCCCGGTCGGCATTGACATCCGCGACGGTTCCCAGCTCGATTGCATCCAGTGCGGGCTGTGCATCGATGCCTGCGACACCGTCATGGCCAAGGTCGATCGCCCCAAGCGGCTGATCGCCTACGACACCGAGCACAACGTCAAGCGGCGCATGGCCGGTCAGGCGGCGATCTATCGGCCGCTGCGCGCACGCACGCTGATCTATGCGGCGCTGATCGCGGTCGTTGGCGGCGCGATGCTGTGGCAGCTCGCGACCCGCCGCACCGCCGATATCTCGGTGCTGCACGAGCGCGCGCCGCTGTTCGTGACGCTGAGCGACGGCTCGATCCGCAACGCCTATGCCGTCCGCCTGCTCAACAAGCGTCCCGAGGCTCGCCCCTTCGCGCTCACCGTGGACGGGCTGCCGGGTATCCGCATCGAAGCGGTCGGAGTAGCCCCCACCGCCGATTTGCGCCCGGTCGTGACGGTCGACCCGGATGCGTCGCGCGAGGTGCGGGTGCTCGTCACCGTGCCGGCCGGCGTGCCGCTGGAGGCGTCTCAACCCGTCACCATCACCGCCTCGGACCTCTTCGCCGGGGAAACCGTGCGCGCCACCGACCATTTCATGGCGCCGGGAGGCAAACCATGA